The Agromyces atrinae genome window below encodes:
- a CDS encoding HIT family protein, producing MAGVPDAFQRLWTPHRLVYIQTGQQPEEHACPFCRAPEMDDVESLIVARGEHAFVLLNLFPYNSGHLLVCPYRHIATYDEASVEEVAEIGSLTQTAMRVLKSVSKCDGFNLGMNQGRIAGAGIAEHLHQHIVPRWALDSNFFPIIAQTKAVPQLLGDVRREIAEAWPA from the coding sequence ATGGCGGGCGTTCCCGACGCCTTCCAGCGGCTGTGGACCCCGCACCGTCTCGTCTACATCCAGACGGGGCAGCAGCCCGAGGAGCACGCGTGCCCGTTCTGCCGTGCACCCGAGATGGATGACGTCGAGTCGCTCATCGTCGCGCGCGGCGAGCACGCCTTCGTGCTCCTCAACCTCTTCCCCTACAACAGCGGTCACCTGCTCGTGTGCCCCTATCGGCACATTGCGACCTATGACGAGGCGAGCGTCGAGGAGGTCGCCGAGATCGGTAGCCTGACGCAGACCGCGATGCGCGTGCTGAAGTCGGTCTCGAAGTGCGACGGCTTCAACCTCGGTATGAACCAGGGGCGCATCGCCGGTGCGGGAATCGCCGAGCACCTGCATCAGCACATCGTTCCGCGGTGGGCCCTCGACTCGAACTTCTTCCCGATCATCGCGCAGACCAAGGCCGTTCCCCAGCTGCTCGGTGACGTGCGGCGGGAGATCGCCGAAGCCTGGCCCGCGTAG
- the pdxS gene encoding pyridoxal 5'-phosphate synthase lyase subunit PdxS, translating to MTESNSSEQFGSSRVKRGLAEMLKGGVIMDVVTPEQARIAEDAGAIAVMALERVPADIRAQGGVARMSDPDLIEAIIAEVSIPVMAKARIGHFVEAQVLQALDVDYIDESEVLSPADYVNHIDKWPFTVPFVCGATNLGEALRRITEGAAMIRSKGEAGTGDVSEATKHIRTISAEINRLKSLTRDELYVAAKDLQAPYELVLEVAETGKLPVVLFTAGGVATPADAAMMMQLGADGVFVGSGIFKSGNPEERAAAIVKAVAFYDDPKVIAEVSRGLGEAMVGINVGDLPAPHRLAERGW from the coding sequence ATGACGGAAAGCAACTCCAGCGAACAGTTCGGTTCGAGCCGCGTCAAGCGCGGTCTCGCTGAGATGCTGAAGGGTGGCGTCATCATGGACGTCGTCACTCCCGAGCAGGCCCGCATCGCCGAGGACGCCGGTGCGATCGCCGTCATGGCTCTCGAGCGAGTCCCCGCCGACATCCGCGCGCAGGGCGGCGTCGCTCGCATGAGCGACCCCGACCTCATCGAGGCGATCATCGCCGAGGTCTCGATCCCCGTCATGGCGAAGGCCCGCATCGGTCACTTCGTCGAGGCCCAGGTCCTCCAGGCGCTCGACGTCGACTACATCGACGAGTCCGAGGTGCTCTCGCCCGCCGACTACGTCAACCACATCGACAAGTGGCCCTTCACCGTGCCGTTCGTCTGCGGTGCGACCAACCTCGGCGAGGCGCTCCGCCGCATCACCGAGGGTGCCGCGATGATCCGCTCGAAGGGTGAGGCCGGAACGGGCGACGTCTCCGAGGCGACGAAGCACATCCGCACGATCAGCGCCGAGATCAACCGACTGAAGTCGCTCACGCGTGACGAGCTGTACGTCGCCGCGAAGGACCTGCAGGCTCCCTACGAGCTCGTCCTCGAGGTCGCCGAGACCGGCAAGCTCCCCGTCGTGCTCTTCACCGCCGGTGGCGTCGCCACCCCCGCGGATGCCGCGATGATGATGCAGCTCGGAGCAGACGGCGTCTTCGTCGGCTCGGGCATCTTTAAGTCGGGCAACCCCGAGGAGCGCGCGGCCGCGATCGTCAAGGCCGTGGCCTTCTACGACGACCCGAAGGTCATCGCCGAGGTCTCGCGCGGTCTCGGAGAGGCCATGGTCGGCATCAACGTCGGCGACCTCCCCGCTCCGCACCGACTCGCCGAGCGCGGGTGGTGA
- the pdxT gene encoding pyridoxal 5'-phosphate synthase glutaminase subunit PdxT — protein sequence MTTLHEASAASGGTGPRVGILALQGDFREHARVLSQLGARVDLVRRPAELAAVDGLVIPGGESSVMDKLARMFGLAEPLREAIAGGLPVYGTCAGLIMLADTVLDGIAGQQSLGGLDVAVRRNAFGSQNQSFETDIDVPVLGEPPVHAVFIRGPVVESVGESATALARLEDGRVVAVEQGNLLGTSFHPEITGEHRFHSYFLDKVTATLAA from the coding sequence GTGACGACCCTCCACGAGGCATCCGCCGCGTCGGGAGGAACAGGCCCGCGCGTCGGGATCCTCGCCCTCCAGGGTGATTTCCGCGAGCACGCGCGCGTGCTGTCGCAGCTCGGAGCGCGTGTCGACCTCGTCCGTCGGCCCGCCGAACTGGCTGCCGTCGACGGTCTCGTGATCCCGGGCGGCGAGTCGAGCGTCATGGACAAGCTGGCCCGCATGTTCGGCCTCGCCGAACCGCTGCGCGAGGCGATCGCGGGTGGCCTGCCCGTCTACGGAACGTGCGCGGGGCTCATCATGCTCGCCGACACGGTCCTCGACGGGATCGCGGGCCAGCAGTCGCTCGGCGGCCTCGACGTCGCGGTGCGACGGAACGCCTTCGGCTCGCAGAACCAGTCGTTCGAGACCGACATCGACGTGCCCGTCCTCGGTGAGCCGCCGGTCCACGCGGTCTTCATCCGCGGCCCGGTCGTCGAGTCGGTGGGGGAGTCGGCGACGGCTCTCGCGCGCCTCGAGGACGGCCGAGTGGTCGCCGTCGAGCAGGGGAACCTGCTCGGCACGAGCTTCCACCCCGAGATCACCGGCGAGCACCGATTCCACTCCTATTTCCTCGACAAGGTGACCGCTACACTCGCCGCATGA
- a CDS encoding DUF1697 domain-containing protein → MTDYIALLRGVNVGGITVRSAELKSVFEALGFTGVRTVLASGNVVFTAEGRPAAIKRTIEAALEERFGYDAWIVLVDRERLVQVIDGFPFDATREGWHPYVLFASDEAALDDIQSSAGELDAADDVIARGGDVLYWHNRRDVGISSPFAKIVAKARFRTVTTNRNLRTLQKLL, encoded by the coding sequence ATGACCGACTACATCGCCCTGCTGCGCGGGGTCAACGTGGGCGGCATCACCGTGCGTTCCGCCGAGCTGAAGTCCGTCTTCGAGGCGCTCGGCTTCACTGGAGTGCGCACCGTCCTCGCGAGCGGCAACGTGGTCTTCACCGCCGAGGGGCGACCGGCGGCGATCAAGCGAACGATCGAAGCGGCTCTCGAGGAGCGCTTCGGATACGACGCCTGGATCGTGCTCGTCGATCGCGAGCGGTTGGTGCAGGTCATCGACGGCTTCCCCTTCGATGCGACTCGCGAGGGCTGGCATCCGTACGTGCTCTTCGCCTCCGACGAGGCGGCGCTCGACGATATCCAGTCGAGCGCGGGCGAGCTCGATGCGGCCGACGACGTCATCGCGCGCGGGGGAGACGTGCTCTACTGGCACAACCGCCGCGACGTCGGCATCTCGAGCCCGTTCGCGAAGATCGTCGCGAAAGCGCGCTTCCGAACCGTGACGACGAACCGCAATCTCCGGACCCTGCAGAAGCTGCTCTGA
- a CDS encoding YebC/PmpR family DNA-binding transcriptional regulator, translating into MSGHSKWATTKHKKAIIDSRRAKSFAKLIKNIEVAAKMGGADLAGNPTLVDAIQKAKKTSVPNDNIDRAVKRGAGLTGESVEYTTIMYEGYAPNGVALLIECLTDNKNRAAAEVRTAMTRNGGTMADPGSVAYNFARKGLIVVGHSDGLTEDDILGAVLDAGAEEVTDEGETFEILTEPTDLVPARTALQAAGIDYDSADVAFVPSLKIEVDAETARKVLRLIEALEDSDDVQNIYSNFDLTPEAQAELEAE; encoded by the coding sequence ATGTCAGGTCATTCCAAGTGGGCGACGACGAAGCACAAGAAGGCGATCATCGACAGCCGCCGTGCCAAGTCGTTCGCGAAGCTCATCAAGAACATCGAAGTCGCCGCGAAGATGGGCGGTGCCGATCTCGCAGGAAATCCGACCCTCGTCGACGCCATCCAGAAGGCGAAGAAGACGTCGGTCCCGAACGACAACATCGACCGTGCCGTCAAGCGCGGCGCCGGACTCACCGGTGAGTCGGTCGAGTACACGACCATCATGTACGAGGGCTACGCGCCGAACGGTGTCGCCCTCCTCATCGAGTGTCTGACCGACAACAAGAACCGCGCCGCTGCGGAGGTCCGCACGGCGATGACGCGCAACGGCGGAACGATGGCCGACCCGGGCAGCGTCGCCTACAACTTCGCCCGCAAGGGCCTCATCGTCGTCGGCCACTCCGACGGTCTCACGGAGGACGACATCCTCGGCGCCGTCCTCGACGCGGGGGCCGAAGAGGTCACCGACGAGGGCGAGACGTTCGAGATCCTCACCGAGCCCACCGATCTCGTCCCCGCGCGCACGGCGCTGCAGGCGGCGGGCATCGACTACGACTCGGCGGATGTCGCATTCGTGCCGTCGCTCAAGATCGAGGTCGACGCCGAGACCGCCCGCAAGGTGCTCCGTCTCATCGAAGCGCTCGAAGACTCCGACGACGTGCAGAACATCTACTCGAACTTCGATCTGACGCCCGAGGCGCAGGCCGAGCTCGAAGCAGAGTAG
- the ruvC gene encoding crossover junction endodeoxyribonuclease RuvC, with protein MRVLGIDPGLTRCGVGIVDVSPDRTARLVDVIVLRSAPDLAIEKRLARIADGIEAILEEHRPQAVALERVFARSDVSTIMGTAQISGVAMLLAARRALPVALHTPSEVKAAITGYGRADKKQVGAMVARILGLDDVPKPADAADALALAICHAWRSGGATSPDGDDAGLTPAQKAWRAAERASTVSGAARRLKR; from the coding sequence GTGCGGGTCCTCGGCATCGACCCCGGGCTCACCCGCTGCGGAGTCGGCATCGTCGACGTCTCGCCCGATCGCACCGCGCGGCTCGTCGACGTCATCGTGCTGAGATCGGCTCCCGACCTCGCGATCGAGAAGCGGCTCGCGCGCATCGCCGACGGCATCGAGGCGATCCTCGAGGAGCATCGTCCGCAGGCCGTCGCGCTCGAGCGGGTGTTCGCGCGGAGCGATGTCTCGACGATCATGGGCACAGCCCAGATCTCGGGTGTCGCGATGCTCCTCGCCGCTCGCCGCGCTCTACCGGTCGCCCTCCACACGCCGAGTGAGGTGAAGGCCGCCATCACGGGTTACGGGCGCGCCGACAAGAAGCAGGTGGGCGCCATGGTCGCTCGCATCCTCGGTCTCGACGACGTGCCGAAGCCCGCGGACGCGGCCGATGCGCTCGCCCTCGCGATCTGTCACGCCTGGCGCTCGGGGGGAGCAACCTCGCCGGACGGTGACGACGCGGGCCTCACTCCGGCGCAGAAGGCGTGGCGCGCCGCCGAGCGTGCGTCGACCGTGTCAGGGGCCGCCCGTAGGCTGAAGAGGTGA
- the ruvA gene encoding Holliday junction branch migration protein RuvA — MISSLRGTVLSAVGTTVVVEVGGVGFSVAVTPALALGTRVGDELRLHTTLIVREDAMSLFGFATQEELDVFELLIAVTGVGPKSALGVLSVLSPSDVARAVSTDDDAAFRKVSGIGPKTAKLITLSLAGKIIVTEPTAQHPAAVATSVTDSVLAALVGLGWSERVAAQAVDETVVVASDAELSSVPVLLRLALAHLGPAQKTGRS, encoded by the coding sequence GTGATCTCCTCCCTGCGTGGCACCGTGCTCAGTGCGGTCGGTACGACCGTCGTCGTCGAAGTGGGCGGCGTCGGGTTCTCCGTCGCCGTGACCCCGGCTCTCGCTCTCGGTACGCGCGTGGGCGACGAGTTGCGCCTGCACACGACCCTCATCGTGCGCGAAGACGCGATGTCGCTCTTCGGCTTCGCGACGCAGGAGGAGCTCGACGTGTTCGAGCTCCTGATCGCCGTGACGGGTGTCGGCCCGAAGTCGGCGCTCGGCGTCCTCTCCGTGCTCTCGCCGAGCGATGTCGCTCGCGCCGTGTCGACCGACGACGACGCCGCCTTCCGCAAGGTGAGCGGCATCGGCCCGAAGACGGCGAAGCTCATCACCCTGTCGCTCGCCGGCAAGATCATCGTCACCGAGCCGACGGCGCAGCACCCGGCGGCCGTGGCGACGAGTGTGACCGACAGCGTCCTCGCCGCCCTCGTCGGCCTCGGCTGGTCCGAGCGCGTCGCCGCGCAGGCCGTCGACGAGACGGTCGTCGTCGCGAGCGACGCCGAGCTCTCGAGCGTGCCGGTGCTGCTCCGCCTCGCACTCGCGCACCTCGGCCCCGCGCAGAAGACCGGCCGCTCGTGA
- the ruvB gene encoding Holliday junction branch migration DNA helicase RuvB, with protein MSDADIDLTNPDLASEAELAFEGALRPRSLSEFVGQARVRGQMQLLLTAAAMQQRTPDHILLAGPPGLGKTTLAMIVAHESGRPLRMSSGPAIQHAGDLAAILSSLVPGEVLFIDEIHRMARSAEEMLYLAMEDFRIDIMVGKGAGATSVPLDLSPFTLVGATTRAGLLPNPLRDRFGFTAHLEFYAESELQQVLTRAARMMGFDVDAEAIDEIAGRCRGTPRIANRLLRRVRDYALVHGGGDGTHADLGSVKAALELYDVDPLGLDRLDRAVMQIILTRFGGGPVGLNTLAVSVGEEAETIEAVVEPFLVRIGLITRTPRGRVATREAWEHFGLSSPSAEAQLDGL; from the coding sequence GTGAGCGACGCCGACATCGACCTCACGAACCCCGATCTCGCCTCCGAAGCCGAGCTCGCCTTCGAGGGCGCCCTCCGCCCGCGATCGCTCAGCGAGTTCGTCGGCCAGGCGCGCGTCCGCGGTCAGATGCAGCTGCTGCTCACGGCCGCGGCGATGCAGCAGCGCACGCCCGACCACATCCTTCTCGCGGGCCCGCCCGGTCTCGGCAAGACGACCCTCGCGATGATCGTCGCGCACGAGAGCGGCCGACCGCTTCGTATGTCGAGCGGCCCCGCCATCCAGCACGCGGGCGACCTCGCCGCCATCCTCAGCTCGCTCGTTCCCGGCGAGGTGCTCTTCATCGACGAGATCCACCGCATGGCTCGATCGGCCGAAGAGATGCTCTACCTGGCGATGGAGGACTTCCGCATCGACATCATGGTGGGCAAGGGCGCCGGCGCGACGTCGGTACCGCTCGACCTGTCGCCGTTCACCCTCGTGGGGGCGACGACGCGAGCGGGCCTCCTTCCGAATCCGCTGCGCGATCGCTTCGGGTTCACCGCCCACCTCGAGTTCTATGCCGAGTCCGAGCTGCAGCAGGTCCTCACGCGAGCGGCGCGCATGATGGGCTTCGATGTCGACGCCGAGGCCATCGACGAGATCGCGGGCCGCTGCCGGGGCACACCTCGCATCGCCAATCGGCTCCTCCGACGCGTTCGGGACTACGCGCTCGTGCACGGCGGCGGAGACGGCACCCACGCCGACCTCGGCTCGGTGAAGGCGGCGCTCGAGCTCTACGACGTCGATCCCCTCGGTCTCGATCGACTCGACCGCGCCGTCATGCAGATCATCCTCACTCGATTCGGCGGGGGGCCCGTCGGGCTCAACACCCTCGCCGTCTCGGTCGGAGAAGAGGCAGAGACCATCGAGGCGGTCGTCGAACCGTTCCTCGTCCGGATCGGCTTGATCACCCGTACCCCGCGGGGTCGCGTCGCCACGAGAGAGGCCTGGGAGCACTTCGGACTCAGCTCGCCCTCGGCGGAGGCCCAATTAGATGGCCTATAA
- the yajC gene encoding preprotein translocase subunit YajC: MPFGPFEIVMLAVLALLIFFMFRNSRKRQAQARELQSQVVAGAEVMTNFGVYGTILSIDDEENKVLLETVPGTILTVHRQTIARVVTPTEFEEAEEAAGVTAATDSDPEFGERLAADSDSTPESKKSDD, from the coding sequence ATGCCGTTCGGACCCTTCGAAATCGTCATGCTCGCCGTTCTGGCGCTCCTGATCTTCTTCATGTTCCGTAACTCCCGCAAGCGGCAGGCCCAGGCCCGCGAACTCCAGTCGCAGGTCGTCGCTGGAGCCGAGGTCATGACGAACTTCGGCGTCTACGGCACGATCCTCTCGATCGACGACGAAGAGAACAAGGTTCTCCTCGAGACCGTTCCCGGTACGATCCTCACGGTGCACCGCCAGACCATTGCGCGCGTCGTCACCCCCACCGAGTTCGAGGAAGCCGAAGAGGCTGCCGGCGTCACCGCGGCAACCGACTCCGACCCCGAGTTCGGTGAGCGGCTTGCCGCTGACAGCGACTCGACCCCCGAGTCCAAGAAGTCGGACGACTAA
- the secD gene encoding protein translocase subunit SecD has product MAQSKRSSQPTTVRKAWRSLSWLGVIIVGLFAINAAGVIWGGGSWTPKLALDLEGGTQIILAPQLESGQTVTQDQLDQAVSIIRQRVDSSGVSEAEINTQGQNVVVAIPGALDDETRQRIESSAKLELRPVLAASAATDASASPTDPAATDDPAAEEPSTTPTAEPTDGSDPSWITPAVQEQFDSFSCASLNDAETSAAPADEPLVTCDNTGTVKYILGPVEVSGENIVDATNGMGATQTGASTGQWVVNLRFDDKGTEDFGKVSTRLFGLKAEPPRDQFAFVLDGQVLSAPSMNGIITDGRPSISGNFTQESSKALADQLKFGALPISFTVQSNETITATLGGSQLQSGLIAGLIGLILVVIYTLFQYRLLGLVTIASLVVAAVITYLVITIMSWREGYRLSLAGIAGLIVAIGFTADSFIVYFERVRDELRDGRSLTGAVEAGWKRALRTILASKATNLLAAIVLFILAVGNVKGFAFTLGITTVIDVIIVIMFTHPMLQLLAQTKFFSSGHSASGLDPTALGAVYRGRAEFRAPTGVTGKKGAASAKEAQKRQTIAERKAAELAGVGSTAPKAGSGEGKAD; this is encoded by the coding sequence GTGGCTCAGTCGAAGCGGTCTTCGCAGCCGACCACGGTCCGGAAGGCATGGCGTTCGCTCTCGTGGCTCGGCGTCATCATCGTCGGACTATTCGCGATCAACGCCGCCGGCGTCATCTGGGGTGGGGGGTCATGGACCCCGAAGCTCGCGCTCGACCTCGAGGGCGGAACGCAGATCATCCTCGCTCCCCAGCTCGAATCGGGCCAGACGGTCACCCAGGACCAGCTCGACCAGGCGGTGTCGATCATCCGTCAGCGTGTCGACTCGTCGGGTGTCTCCGAGGCCGAGATCAACACTCAGGGTCAGAACGTCGTCGTCGCGATCCCCGGCGCTCTCGATGACGAGACGCGTCAGCGAATCGAGTCGTCGGCGAAGCTCGAGCTTCGCCCCGTGCTCGCCGCGAGCGCCGCGACCGATGCTTCGGCGTCGCCGACCGATCCCGCTGCGACCGATGACCCCGCCGCCGAGGAGCCCTCGACGACTCCCACCGCCGAGCCGACCGACGGCAGCGATCCGTCCTGGATCACGCCGGCCGTGCAGGAGCAGTTCGACTCGTTCTCGTGCGCATCGCTGAACGATGCGGAGACGAGCGCCGCTCCGGCCGACGAGCCCCTCGTCACCTGCGACAACACGGGTACGGTCAAGTACATCCTCGGACCGGTCGAGGTGAGCGGCGAGAACATCGTCGACGCCACGAACGGCATGGGTGCGACGCAGACCGGTGCTTCGACGGGCCAGTGGGTCGTCAACCTCCGCTTCGACGACAAGGGCACGGAAGACTTCGGCAAGGTCAGCACGCGCCTCTTCGGTCTGAAGGCCGAACCGCCGCGCGACCAGTTCGCCTTCGTGCTCGACGGCCAGGTGCTCTCCGCGCCGTCGATGAACGGAATCATCACCGACGGTCGCCCGTCGATCTCGGGCAACTTCACGCAGGAGTCGTCGAAGGCCCTCGCCGATCAGCTGAAGTTCGGTGCTCTGCCGATCAGCTTCACGGTGCAGAGCAACGAGACCATCACGGCGACGCTCGGTGGGTCGCAGCTGCAGAGCGGTCTCATCGCCGGTCTCATCGGTCTGATCCTCGTCGTGATCTACACGCTCTTCCAGTACCGATTGCTCGGCCTCGTGACGATCGCATCGCTCGTCGTGGCGGCGGTGATCACCTACCTGGTGATCACGATCATGTCGTGGCGCGAGGGCTACCGTCTGTCGCTCGCCGGTATCGCGGGTCTCATCGTGGCCATCGGTTTCACCGCCGACTCGTTCATCGTCTACTTCGAACGCGTGAGAGACGAGTTGCGCGACGGCCGCAGTCTGACCGGTGCCGTGGAGGCCGGCTGGAAGCGAGCACTCCGCACCATCCTCGCCTCGAAGGCGACGAACCTCCTCGCGGCGATCGTGCTCTTCATCCTCGCCGTCGGAAACGTCAAGGGCTTCGCGTTCACCCTCGGAATCACGACCGTGATCGACGTCATCATCGTCATCATGTTCACGCACCCGATGCTGCAACTGCTCGCTCAGACGAAGTTCTTCTCCAGCGGTCATTCCGCTTCGGGCCTCGACCCGACAGCTCTCGGCGCCGTCTATCGCGGCCGAGCGGAGTTCCGCGCACCGACCGGTGTCACGGGCAAGAAGGGCGCCGCGAGTGCCAAGGAGGCGCAGAAGCGTCAGACCATCGCCGAACGCAAGGCGGCAGAACTCGCGGGAGTCGGTTCGACCGCCCCGAAAGCCGGTAGCGGCGAAGGGAAGGCAGACTGA
- the secF gene encoding protein translocase subunit SecF produces the protein MASRLTTFGNDLYTGKKSFAFVGKRRIWYTVAIVLAGISLVVPLVNGFNFGIEFRGGSQFQITNVEEPSQDAAIEAVHTVVPNAVVRATIVGSSGIRVQTDQLADSESREVSAALSEGLGVPETEIASSFIGPSWGADVTRQALFGLIAFLGLAAIGMALYFRTWKMSAAALIALLGDLVVTAGVYAVSGFEITPAAMIGILTILSYSLYDTVVVFDKVRENTAQDGSESRRTFAESVNLAVNQTLVRSINTSVVAALPVAAILVIGSVVLGADTLRDISLALLIGILVGTWSTVFVAAPLYSQMREGEPEIRRHDAKVLKDRELAGPANTPAVANA, from the coding sequence ATGGCCTCGAGGCTCACCACCTTCGGTAACGACCTCTACACCGGTAAGAAGTCGTTCGCGTTCGTCGGCAAGCGGCGTATCTGGTACACCGTCGCGATCGTGCTCGCCGGCATCTCGCTCGTCGTGCCGCTCGTCAACGGGTTCAACTTCGGCATCGAGTTCCGCGGCGGATCCCAGTTCCAGATCACGAACGTCGAAGAGCCGTCGCAGGACGCCGCCATCGAGGCCGTCCACACGGTCGTGCCGAACGCCGTCGTGCGAGCGACCATCGTCGGTTCCAGCGGCATCCGCGTCCAGACCGACCAGCTCGCCGACAGCGAGAGCCGCGAGGTCTCTGCCGCTCTGTCGGAGGGGCTCGGCGTGCCCGAGACCGAGATCGCGTCGTCGTTCATCGGCCCGAGCTGGGGTGCGGATGTCACACGCCAGGCGCTCTTCGGCCTCATCGCCTTCCTCGGCCTCGCCGCCATCGGTATGGCGCTCTACTTCCGCACGTGGAAGATGTCGGCTGCGGCCCTCATCGCGTTGCTCGGCGACCTCGTGGTCACGGCCGGCGTCTACGCAGTGTCGGGCTTCGAGATCACTCCCGCTGCAATGATCGGAATCCTGACGATCCTGTCGTACTCGCTGTACGACACCGTCGTGGTCTTCGACAAGGTGCGTGAGAACACGGCACAGGACGGCTCGGAGTCGAGGCGGACCTTCGCGGAATCGGTGAACCTCGCGGTCAACCAGACGCTCGTCCGCTCGATCAACACGAGTGTCGTGGCAGCCCTGCCGGTCGCGGCGATCCTCGTGATCGGTTCGGTCGTGCTCGGTGCCGACACGCTGCGCGACATCTCGCTCGCCCTCCTCATCGGCATCCTCGTCGGAACGTGGTCGACCGTGTTCGTCGCGGCTCCGCTCTACTCGCAGATGCGCGAGGGCGAGCCCGAGATCCGACGCCACGACGCGAAGGTCCTGAAGGACCGCGAACTCGCCGGCCCCGCGAACACCCCCGCGGTGGCGAACGCATGA
- a CDS encoding rhodanese-like domain-containing protein, giving the protein MTHDAAPLSEPGADVSVAEANAAVEAGAVWLLDVREQSEWDAGHAVGAHHIPLGSLGARQDELPADADIFVVCHVGGRSRMAVDALVGAEYRAWNVAGGMVAWEAAGAPTTSARVDN; this is encoded by the coding sequence ATGACCCACGACGCCGCGCCCCTCTCCGAACCGGGAGCCGATGTCTCCGTCGCGGAGGCGAACGCCGCCGTCGAGGCGGGCGCGGTGTGGCTCCTCGACGTGCGCGAGCAGTCGGAGTGGGATGCGGGGCACGCCGTCGGCGCGCACCACATCCCGCTCGGCTCACTCGGCGCCCGTCAGGACGAGCTTCCCGCCGACGCCGACATCTTCGTCGTCTGTCACGTGGGCGGCCGTTCGCGCATGGCCGTCGACGCGCTCGTCGGCGCCGAGTACCGTGCGTGGAACGTTGCAGGCGGAATGGTCGCCTGGGAGGCCGCTGGTGCGCCGACCACCTCCGCGAGGGTCGATAATTGA